The DNA window ACGCCATCGCTACCGCGATCCCAAGCCAGGTAAAGGTGACCTTGATATCGAAGTGCGCCAGCCACTGACCATACCAGCCGGTGGTGGAAAACAGGCCGGCCAGCGTCAGGCCGGCCACCGCGGTCGGCAGCGCGAACGGCAGATCGATCAGGCCATCCAGCAGCGAGCGGCCGGGAAAACGGTAGCGCGTCAGGATCCAGGCCATCAGCATACCGAACACCGAATTGAACAGGCTGGCGACGCCGGCCGCCAGCAGCGTCACTTTATACGCCGCCACCACCTGCGGGTTGGAAATCACTTCCCAGTATTGTGCCAGGCTCATCTGCGCCAGCTGCATCACCAACGCGGTGAGCGGCAGCAGCAGGATCAAACAGGTATAAAACAGGCTGCTGCCGAGGCTGAGGCCAAATCCGGGCAGCACCCGCTTACTGGACGACAACGCCAACATTTACTTGCGCCCTGCCGCTAACAGCTGATCCAGCTCGCCGCCGGTGGCGAAGTGGGTTTTCATCACCTGCGGCCAGCCGCCGAATTGATCTTCCACGCGGAACAGTTGGGTGTCCGGAAATTGCCCCTTCGCGGCAGTCATCGCTTTCTGGTCATACACGCGGTAGTAGAAGCTGGTGATCACCTGCTGCGCCGCCGGGCTGTAGAGATAGTTCAGATAAGCTTTGGCCGCCTGTTCGGTGCCGTTACGCTCGACGTTTTTGTCGACCCAGGCCACCGGGAATTCCGCCAGAATATCGACCGGCGGCACGATCACTTCGTACTTGTCTTCACCGTATTGCTTACGGATGTTGTTCACTTCGGACTCGAAGCTGATCAGCACGTCGCCCAAGCCGCGTTCGACGAAGGTGGTGGTCGCGCCGCGGCCGCCGGTATCGAACACCAGCACGTTTTTCAGGAAGCGGGTCATGAAGGCGCGGGTCTTGGCCGCGTCGTTGCCGTCGGCCTGGCTGGCGGCGCCCCAGGCGGCCAGATAGGTGTAACGGCCGTTGCCGGAGGTTTTCGGGTTCGGGAACACCAGCTTCACGTCGTCGCGCACCAGATCGTTCCAGGTGTGGATGCCCTTCGGGTTGTCCTTGCGCACCAGAAACGCCATGGTGGAATAGAACGGCGAGCTGTTGTTTGGCAGGCGCGCCTGCCAGTCCGCTGGGATCAGCTGCCCGCGATCGTGCAGGATCTGCACGTCGGTGACCTGGTTGTACGTCACCACGTCGGCGCGCAAACCCTGCAGGATCGCCAGCGCCTGCTTCGACGAGCCGGCATGCGATTGTTTGATGGTCAGCTTGTCGTTCGGATGCTGTTGATTCCACTGCTGTTCAAAGCCGGGATTCAGCGCGACGAACAATTCACGGGAAACGTCATAAGAGCTGTTCAGCAATTCCGTCGCCGACGCGGCGCCGCTCGCCAACAGCGCAGCCGCCAGCCAACCTTTCAGCACGAGATTTTTAACCCGGTTTTGTTTCATTCTGCACCTTATCACTGAGTCATTCCTTCAGGCTTTCGCCTTATTGACGACCAGTGTATTTATAACTCGGTGCGGAGCTGTAACGCTTTTATATACCGTTTAGTGATTTACAAGCATCAAACGCTATAAGGCAGGGGGCACATGGCGTTTTCGGGGCGGGAAAACGGGCCGAAGCCGGGCGTGCCGGCTTCGGCAACGGCGTCAAAGTGACAGCAGGCGCGTCAGCGATGGCGCAAAGTAGTAGCTGCCGGTGACCGCGCGGCTGAAACGCAGCATCGCGTCGCGTTTGCCGTCCAGATCGCCGAACATGCTCAGCAGCTGCTGCTCGATATTGTGCAGGCGCGCGCAATACGCGATGAAGAACAGGCCGTGTTTGCCGCTGGCGGTGCCGTAAGGCAGGCTCTGGCGCAGAATTTTCAGGCCTTTGCCATCCTCTTTCAGATCGACGCGGCTGACGTGCGAGGTATCCGGGCGCTGATCGGCCGGCAGCTCTTCGCTGTCGTGCTTGGTGCGGCCAATGATCTGCTCCTGCTGTTCGGTGGTAAAGCGCTGCCACTGTCGCAGGTTGTGCTCGTAACGTTGCACCAGCACGTAGCTGCCGCCTGCGTCCTCTTCGCCTTCGGCGATCGTCGCCACTGCCGCGCGCTGCTCGCCCTGCGGGTTTTCGGTGCCGTCGATGAAGCCGCTCAGATCGCGCTCTTCCACCCAGCGGAAACCGTGGGTTTCTTCTTCAATCTTGATGACGTTGCCGAACGCCGCCAGCGCGGCCTGCGCCAGCGTGAAATTGACGTCGTGGCGCAGCGACTGGATGTGGATCAGCATGTCGCGCTGGGTGGCCGGCGCCAGCCCTTTGCCGAGCGGCGTGAACGGCTTCAGCTCTTGCGCGCCCTGGCCGCTGGAGAGATCGTGCCAGACGTCGTAGCCGAAAGCGATCACCGCGCCGAGGCGCGCATCGGGAAACTGCTGCTGCAGCTCGCTCAGCGTCTGACAAAACTGCTTGCAGCCCTGGCGCAAGTCGGCGAATTCGCCCTGTACGCTGGCTTCCATAAAAATGGCGAAACGGCAGTGCTCCAGCAGAATGCCGCTCTGAACCTGTGTCATGTTGTTATCCTCAATACCAGAATCCGGCAACAGGTAAGGTATGGCGGTTGACGCGCGGGTTCCCTGTTACAAACGCGCGCTATCATACCGCAAGCACGGGCGATTGCCTTGCAGCAGCGCAAAGAAAATAGGGGTAATGGCTTGAAAAGGCAGGCGCCGTGAACCGGCGCCCGTTGAACATATTACTGCTGCGGCTTGGCGTGCCAGATGATTTTGCTGACCGTCCAGCTTTTCAGGGTGTCGTCCGGCGGGATGATGTCCTGCGCCCCGGCCCACTTGCCGCTGAAGATGTAGGTAACGTACTTGCTCTGCTCCGCCACGCACTCCACTTTGCCGGCGTCTTCGCCGCTGCCCGGTTTACAGGAGCCGAACGCCTTGCTGTACATATCGCCGAACGGCGTGCCGAGCTTGTTGCCCCACTCCGTCGCCACTTTCGGATCCAGCACGTCCACCCGCTGTAGGCGCCCTTTCGGTTCACCGGTAATCACCAGCTTCACCTCGTCGCCGGACAGCGCCTGATAATAAGAGACGATCTGACCGTTGCTGGTCGCCATGCCGCCGCGCAGGCGGTAGTTGCCGTCCAGCCCGTCGTTGATGGCGCTTTCCGACATCGGCGTGCCGGCGTTGAGCTTGCCGACGCCCTTGGCGCCGACCTCCAGGCTGCTGCCGAACCAGTTGAACGGCGACAGGCTGGACCAGGAGAAATTGGACATGCTCGAACAGCCGGTCAGTAACAGCGGAAGCCCTAACAACAGGGGGCGAATATTCATCTCTAGCTCCTTAAACATCAATGGCGCGGGGCGGTAGCCCGCCCTTGCCGCACTCGGCGTTTTGCTGCGTGCCAGCCTCTCACAACGACCCGCACTACGCCAACGGTTGCCAGCTTGGAGTACGGAAAATGCGAAAAGTGCCGCACTTCTCGGCAATTAGTCGGCGTGCTCCGCCGGCGTAAAGCAGGCTTTCAGGCGCGCATTCAACAGCAGATAGCTCAGCGCCAGCGCATCGAGCAGCGCCAACGCCAGCTCCAGCCCCGGCGCATCGCCGTCCTGGCGCCACAGGCTGAACAGCGAGCCGCCGAGCGACGCCAGCACGGAGACAACCAGCCCCCAGCGCCAGCCGCGCCACAGCCGCGGCCATTGGTGGCGGCGGCCGCTCAGCAAAAACGCCAGCGCCGCCGGCAGACCGAGCAGCATGCCGTACCAAAAGCGTTGGGTATCCGGATAAAACAGCGCCAGCAAGCTTTCGCCCTGCTCACGCGAAGCGCCGGCCATCACGAACAGCAGCCAGGTGCGCGCCTGCAGAATCAGCACGGCCCAAAATCCCAGCGGCAGCCGCAGCGCGCCGTGCTGGTCGTAATCATCCGGGGAAAACTGGGGTGAGAATGGCTTCAACGATCGTTCCTTGCCAACAGAATAAAGACTATGGCTACAGATGGGCGCCGGCGATGGGAATTTCAATGCGTCGGCTTAAGAAGCTCTTAAGATCGGCGTGTTTTAATGCTTATCACTCAGCAAGCAACCCGATATCAGCGGGATGTAATTTTCGATAACGATAAGGAAGCGCAACATGAAAAAACTGACTCTGGCCGCTCTGATCGCGCTGTGCAGCGCACCGGTACTGGCGCAACAAGGCGGGTTCCTCGATCCGGCCGCGCCGCAGGCTCAAACGCAAACCACCGCACAAGGCGGTTTCTCCGGCCCCAGCGCGGCGCTGACCACCGTGGACAAGGTGAAATCGCTGAGCGACGACACCTGGGTGATGCTGCAGGGCAACATCGAGCAGCGCATCGGCGACGAAACCTATACCTTCCGCGACGCCACCGGCACCTTGACGGTCGATATCGACCGCAAACGCTGGAACGGCCAAACCGTGACGCCGAAAGACAAGGTACAGTTGGAAGGCAAAGTGGATAAAGACTGGAGCAGCGTCGAAGTGGACGTGAAAACCGTCAAAAAGCTGCCGTAATGCACTGCGGCGGGCGGTGCAACGCCGCCGCCCGCCGCTCGATCAATATTCCTGATCTTCGATCAGCCGCTTGCCCAGGCTGGTGATGCCCTGGATCTCATAGCCGAGCTTCTCGTACATCTCGACCACCGTGTCGTTGTCTTCGCGCACCATAATCTGGATTTTCGGGCAGCCGCGGGCGATCAACTTCTTCTCCAGACGGTTGATCAACGCATTGGCGATGCCGCGCCCGCGATAGTCGGGATGCACCCCGAGGTAATACGCCGAGCCGCGGTGGCCGTCATAGCCGCCCATCACCGAACCGACCACTTCGCCGCCGACTTCCGCCACCAGGAACAGCTCCGGATCGTGGTTCAGCTTGCGCTCGATGTCCATTTCCGGATCGTTCCAGGGCCGCAGCAGATCGCAGCGCTCCCACAGGGTAATGACCTCTTCAAAGTCGTCTTGTCGAAATACGCGAATTTCCATCGATGTTGGCCGCTGTTAATTAAGGTGTTTATCTGATTATCGCGTGATTATTCACTTACGCAATATCAAACTGTGATTTACCGCGCTATTTGCCCGGAAATCGCGGTAACAAGCGTAATAAATGGAAATAGTTATCGGGTCGATTAATGATTATCAATACGATATAACGTCGCAAAATAGAATCGTCGATGGAGCGTTGCGTAATGAAAAAGCAGGGTAAACAATTCCTCAATTTTAAGCCGCTTGCCGTTTCCCCGACGCGACGCCAACTTTTGCTTTCCGGCCTGGCGGTGGCGCTGTTCGGCGTGAAAAACCACAGCGCCAGGGCGGAAGGCCTGCTGCGCAATCAGCACAGCAAGCCGGCGGCGAAACCGGCCGGCGGCAAAAAACGGGTGATGATCGATCCCGGCCACGGCGGCATCGACTCCGGCGCGGTCGGCCACGAAGGCTCGCAGGAAAAACACATCGTGCTGGAAATCGCCAACCACGTACGCCGTTTTCTGCATGAGCACGACCACGTCGAGGCGCGCCTGACGCGCGAAGAAGACGAGTTCATTCCGCTGTTCCAGCGGGTGGAGATCGCCCACCAGCACCAGGCCGACCTGTTCATTTCGATCCACGCCGACGGCTTTACCAGCCCATCGGCCTCCGGCGCTTCGGTGTTCGCCCTGTCCAACCGCGGCGCCAGCAGCGCCATGGCGCGCTACCTGTCCAACCGTGAAAACGCCGCCGACGACGTGGCAGGCGGCAAGTACAAGGATCAGGACAACTACCTGCAACAGGTGCTGTTCGATCTGGTGCAAACCGACACCATCAACAACAGCCTGACGCTCGGCCGCCACGTGCTCGGCCAAATTCGCCCGGTACACCACCTGCACAGCGACAGCACCGAACAGGCGGCGTTCGCGGTGTTGAAATCCCCGTCCATTCCCTCGGTGCTGGTGGAAACCTCGTTCATCACCAACCCGAACGAAGAGCGGCTGCTGGGCACCACCGCGTTTCGCGAGAAAATAGCCCGCGCCATCGCGGACGGCATCGTTAATTTCTTCGACTACTTCGACGCCCACCAGCGCAAACCCCGCTGATGCCGCGGGCGGCGAATAAGAGTATACTCAGCGCCTTGTTCAGCCAGACGCTATAAAGACCCCGCATGAGTTTACCTAACATCGCTGAAGTAAAATCCTTCCTGCTGGCGCTGCAGGATCACATCTGCGCGCAGCTCGCCCAGGCCGACGGCGGCGCCGTGTTCACCGAAGACCAATGGACGCGTGAAGAAGGCGGCGGTGGCCGCAGCCGCGTGCTGACCAACGGCGCGGTGTTCGAACAGGCGGGGGTCAACTTCTCGCACGTCTCCGGCGCCACCTTGCCGGCCTCGGCGACCGCGCACCGTCCGGAACTGGCTGGGCGCAGCTTCCAGGCGATGGGCGTTTCATTGGTTATCCACCCGCTCAGCCCCTACGTGCCCACCAGCCACGCTAACGTGCGTTTCTTCATCGCCGAAAAACCGGGCGAAGCGCCGGTGTGGTGGTTCGGCGGCGGCTTTGATCTGACGCCGTTCTACGGCTTCGAAGAGGACGCCGTGCACTGGCACCGCACCGCGGCCGATCTGTGTGCGCCGTTCGGCGACGAGGTCTACCCGAAATACAAACAGTGGTGCGACGATTACTTCTTCATCAAGCATCGTAACGAAGCACGCGGCATCGGCGGCCTGTTCTACGACGATCTGAACACCCCGGACTTCGACCACTGCTTCGCCTTCACCCGCGCGGTGGGCCAGGGCTTCCTCGATGCCTATCTGCCGATCGTCGAAAAACGCAAGGCCTTGACCTGGGGCGAGCGCGAGCGCCAGTTCCAGCTGTACCGCCGCGGCCGCTATGTGGAGTTCAACCTGGTGTGGGATCGCGGCACGCTGTTCGGGCTGCAAACCGGCGGGCGCACCGAGTCCATTCTGATGTCGATGCCGCCGCTGGTGCGTTGGGAATATAACTACCAGCCGGAAGGCGACAGCCCGGAAGCGGCGCTGGCGCGCGATTTCCTGCCGGTGCGCGACTGGCTGCAGGAGGCGAAATGATGCAGATTTGGGTCGATGCGGACGCCTGTCCGAACGTGATCAAAGAGGTGTTGTTCCGCGCCGCCGATCGTACCGCCATCACCGTGACGCTGGTGGCGAATCAGCCATTGCGCACGCCGCCCTCGAAGTACATTCGTTCGCTGCAGGTGGCGGCCGGCTTCGACGTGGCCGACAACGAGATCGTGCGCCGCTGCGAAGCGGGCGATCTGGTGATCACCGCCGATATCCCGCTGGCGGCGGAGGTTATAGAGAAAGGTGCGGTAGCGCTGAACCCGCGCGGCGAACGCTATACGCCGGACACCATCCGCGAGCGCCTCAACATGCGCGATTTTATGGATACCCTGCGCGCCAGCGGCATTCAGACCGGCGGCCCGAACGCCCTGAACCAGCGCGACCGCCAGCAGTTCGCCAACGAGCTGGATAAATGGCTGCTGCAGGCGAAACGGGCGCAGTGACTGCGCCCTGCTCTGCTGCGGTTTAGAAGCGTACCTCCCCGCCGAAGATATAAGTCCGCCCACGGGCGGTGTTGGTCGGCGTCTCATACTGCGACTGCGACGGCAGCGAGTTCATCTTGTTCAGCGCGTCCGAATAGTCTCTGTCCATCAGGTTTTGCACGCTGAGCTTCAGCAACAGATTGCGATTCACCTGATAGGTGCCGTATAGATCGATAATGGTCGGAATATGCGGCGCCGGCTCTTTCAGCAACTGCTCATTCTCATCGTAATCAGAGTCCGGCGACAGGCGCACCGATTTGCCGGTGTATTTCACCACCCCGCCCAGCGTCAGTTTCTCGTCCAGCAAGCGTACCCCGCTGTCCAGCGTGAAGTAGAATTCCGGCAGTTCGCTGACATCGCCCGCGCCGAACACGTTGCTGGCCTGGTTGGTCGGCTGGGAGGTATGCTCCTTGCTTAACGACAGCTTGGTGAAGGCGAAACCGGCGTCGTACAGCGCTTCGAGCTCCACCCCGCGCATTTTGACCGGTTCGGGGGCGTTGCTGTACATGGTCATGCTGACGTTGGCGTCCGCGTTATCCCACTCTTCCTGCGTCGCCTGCGAACGGTTGCACTTCTGGCGGTTTTTACACACCAGGTAGGTTTGGCTGGATATGTAGTTTTTGATTCTGGTTTCGAAATAGACCGCTTTCAGCTGGAAACTGTCCTGCTTGAACAACAGATCGTGGGCATTGGCATTGAAACCGCCCTGCCAGGTCTCCGCTTTTTCGCCCTTCAGGAACGGGTTCATCGACTGGCCGCCGCTGTTGGCGAAGAACACCTCCTGGATATTCGGCCCGCGCATCGACTTGCTGTAGCTGACGAACGGCTGCAGCCACGGCGTCACCTGCGCCGACAGCATGACCGACGGGTTGAAGCCGTGTTCATTGCGGTTGATATTGCCGGCGCCCTGCGGGAAGCACTCTACGCGCTCGTCACAGGCCGGCTTATAGCCGGAGAGGCGATAGGCGGTGTAGTTCAGATCGAAATTCCCCTGCCAGATGCCGTAGTTGGCCTGCAACCCGCTGTACAGGCTGGAAATATCTTGCTTGCCCGACATTCCCACCGGCGAACTTTCCGCCTGATTGTCATCCGTCACCAAACCGGAGGCCTTTTTCTTATACTCGTTGCGCACCAGCTTGCCGCCGTAGCTGAAGGCGAAATCGACGTCCTGCAGGCTGAAACGGCTGGTGTTGTTGATATCCAGCGCATCGGAGATGTTTTTCGCCGTGCTGTCGCTGAAGCCCGCCATGTTGTTGGACATAAATTGCTGCTTGCCGCGGCTGGTGCTGGCGGTCAGGTTGAAATCGATCAGTTCCGAGAACGGCGCGTAGTGATATTTAAGGTAGAAATCGTCGCTGTCGATGTGGCGGCGGGTGATTTTATTCTGGTAGCTGCGCGCCGACAGTTCGATGCTGTTGAAGGCATCCGGCTTGATGTCCACCTTAAACAGCTGGGATTTCGGGTTCTGGCGGTAGGTTTTATCGACGTTGAACATCTCGCTGTCGAAACCGGCGCCGTTTTTGTAGTTGGAGGTGATGGAACTGCCGCTGATCGCCGCCATCGCCCCCAGGCTGCCGCCGTCGGCAAAGGCGGCGGTTTTGGCGCCCACGGCGATCATGCCGCTGCGGCCGATGCCGTTATTGCCCACCGAGAATTTGGTGCGCACGCCGAACGGGTTATCGGAAAACACCACGTCGTCCACGCCGATAGTGCGGAAGTTGGCGCTGCCCGCCAGGGCGTTCACTCCAGCGGAGCCGGTGGCATTGCCGCGCGCCACGTCAACGCCGACGATAAAGTTAGGATCGATCAGCGCCCCGAACTGGCTGGTGGGCAATCCCCCGTGCGCTGCGTCGCTCGGCGAGTTGCCGTAGTAGTTTTGGGTGATGCCGTCGACCATGGTGTTGACCCGGCCAAAGCCGCTCAGGCCGCGGATATTGACGCTGACCGAACCCTGGCCGGGATCGATCTGGGTATAGGTGCCCGGCATGCTGCGCAGAATGCTGTCCACTGACTCCAGATTCTTGTTTTCATCGCGCGAGCTGAACGCGCCCGGCCTCGCCAACGCGTCTTTTTCGCTGCTTTTGCCGCTGTCGGCGGCCGAGACGTTGAGCGGGCTGAACGCCACGCTGCCTTTATTATTTTCCGCCTGTTCCTGCGCGGCCGCAGCCTGCCCGTACAGCGCCAGTCCCGCGCCGATCAGGCTCGCTATCATTTTGATTTTCATATATCCCCAGAAATAGCCAATAAGGTTTGATGGCCGACAATGCCCAGCAAAAAGCCCGCCGAAACGCGCGGTAAAAGATTGTTATTGTTTTATTGCGCCGCAGCGTGCCGCGGCGCTGAAGGTTATTTCTGCGCCTGCCGATCCGCCGCCAGAATAAAGGCGTACTCCAGCGCGCCGTTTTCCAGCCGCGCCAGGCGGCCCGACTTGCCGCCGTGGCCGGCGGTCATGTCGGTGGAGAGCAGCAGCAGCGAATCACCCTGCTTGAAGCGCCGCAGCTTCGCCACCCATTTGGCCGGTTCCCAATACTGCACCTGCGAGTCGTACAAGCCGCTGGTAACCAGCAGGTTCGGATAACGCTGCTTGCGCACGTTGTCGTACGGGCTGTAGGACTTCATCAGCGCATAGGCGGCCGGCTGGTGCGGGTTGCCCCACTCCTCGTATTCGCCGGTGGTGAGTGGAATGCTGTCGTCCAGCATGGTGGTCACCACGTCGACGAACGGCACCTGCGCCACTACCGCGTTGTACAGCTGCGGCGCCTGATTGATCACCGCTCCCATCAGCAAGCCGCCGGCGCTGCCGCCCATGGCGTAGATGCGCCCCGGTTGGCCGTAGCCGTCTTTGATCAGCGCCTGGGTGGCGTCGATGAAGTCGTTGAAGCTGTTCGGTTTGTGCGTCAGCTTGCCCTGTTTGTACCAGCTCTGCCCCAGCTCGCCGCCGCCGCGCACGTGGATCAGCGCATAGACGAAGCCGCGATCCAGCAGGCTGATGCGGTTGGCGCTGAACGCCGGATCCATGCTCATGCCGTAAGCGCCGTAGCCGTACACCAGCAGCGGGTTATGCCCGTTTTTGAACAGCGATGTGCGGTACACCAGCGAGACCGGCACCTTCACGCCGTCGCGCGCCGTGACCCAGATGCGCTCGCTGTGATACAAGCTGGGATCGACGCCTTTCACTTCCTGCTGCTTCAGCAAGGTGCGCTCGCCCTTGTTCAGATCCCACTCATAGGTGCGGGTCGGCGTGGTCATCGCCGAATAGCCGTAGCGCAACCGATCGCTGTCCGGCTCCGGGTTATAACCCAGCCAGGCCATGTAGCTGGCGTCGTCGAACGGGATGGCGCGCTCGGTTTTGCCGTCCCAGCTGATTTGCCGCAGCTGCACCAGCCCGTTGGCGCGCTCCTGCACCACCAGCCAGTCGCGGAACAGGCTGAAGTTCTCCACCTCGTGCTGCGCCTGCGGTGCGATCAGCGTCTGCCAGGGTTTGCCCACCGCCGCGGTGCGGTACAGGCCAAAGTTCGGATCCTGATGGTTGGAACGCAGATAGAACTCGCCGCGGTAGTGATCGAGATAGTACTCGCGGCCGTTCTGTCGGGCGGCAAACAGCTGCGGCTCGCGCTGCGGCTGGTTGGCGTCGATCAGGTGCACCTCGGAGGTGGTGTTACCGCTGATGGTCAGAATCAGATAATCACGCGAGGACGAGCGGCCAAGGCTGAGGTAGAACGCCGGGTCGTTTTCCTGGTACACCAGCTTATCTTCCGCCGTCGGTGTCCCGTACTGATGGCGATAGACCTGGTACGGCAACAGCGTTTGCGGGTGGTTGCGCACGTAGAACAGGGTTTGGTTGTCGTTGGCCCACACCATGTTGCCGGAGGTGTTTTCCAGCGTTTCCGGCGACCAGCGTTCGCTGCCTATCTCGCGCAGGGAGATGCGGTATTGGCGGCGGCCCTGCAGATCTTCGGCCACCGCCAGGCGGCGGTTGTCCTGGCTGACGTCCATCGCCCCCAGGCGATAGTAGGCGTGGCCGGCCGCGCGCCGATTGGCGTCCAGCAAGGTTTGCCACGGCGCGTCGGCGGTGAGCGCCTGGCGCTGATACAGCGCGAAATCTTTACCGGCGGCGTAGCTTTCCTGATAGCGATAGCCGTTGAGCTGATACGGCACCGAACGATCGTCAGGGTTCATGCGGCCCAACATCTCCTGATACAGCGTGGCGCGCAGCTTCTGGTACGGCGCCATCATCTGCTCGGTATAGCGGTTCTCCGCCTTCAGGTAGTCCAGCACCTTCGGCTCTTTTCGGCTGTCGTCGCGCAGCCAGTAGTAATCGTCGGTGCGCGTCTCGCCGTGCGCCGTCAGCGCTTTCGGCGCGCGTTCCGCCAACGGCGGCTGCGGTTGCGCCAGCGCGGCGCCAGCGATGCCTAAAGAAAGCCAGAGCGCGGCCGCGATGCGACGGCGCGGGGTGAATAACAGCGGA is part of the Serratia marcescens genome and encodes:
- a CDS encoding S9 family peptidase, producing the protein MNPLLFTPRRRIAAALWLSLGIAGAALAQPQPPLAERAPKALTAHGETRTDDYYWLRDDSRKEPKVLDYLKAENRYTEQMMAPYQKLRATLYQEMLGRMNPDDRSVPYQLNGYRYQESYAAGKDFALYQRQALTADAPWQTLLDANRRAAGHAYYRLGAMDVSQDNRRLAVAEDLQGRRQYRISLREIGSERWSPETLENTSGNMVWANDNQTLFYVRNHPQTLLPYQVYRHQYGTPTAEDKLVYQENDPAFYLSLGRSSSRDYLILTISGNTTSEVHLIDANQPQREPQLFAARQNGREYYLDHYRGEFYLRSNHQDPNFGLYRTAAVGKPWQTLIAPQAQHEVENFSLFRDWLVVQERANGLVQLRQISWDGKTERAIPFDDASYMAWLGYNPEPDSDRLRYGYSAMTTPTRTYEWDLNKGERTLLKQQEVKGVDPSLYHSERIWVTARDGVKVPVSLVYRTSLFKNGHNPLLVYGYGAYGMSMDPAFSANRISLLDRGFVYALIHVRGGGELGQSWYKQGKLTHKPNSFNDFIDATQALIKDGYGQPGRIYAMGGSAGGLLMGAVINQAPQLYNAVVAQVPFVDVVTTMLDDSIPLTTGEYEEWGNPHQPAAYALMKSYSPYDNVRKQRYPNLLVTSGLYDSQVQYWEPAKWVAKLRRFKQGDSLLLLSTDMTAGHGGKSGRLARLENGALEYAFILAADRQAQK